The Ignavibacteria bacterium DNA window TACTATTCCGCCTTCTTCTCCGTGCACACAACACAATTGCACTGCTCATAAATCTCATCATAGCCGTAATCAATCGTTATCTCTTCACCTTCTTCAATCGCCCTTGCAGATACAAGCTTAAGCGAGGCTTCATCACCATCCATTACCTCACAGTTCGGCTCGCAGGAGTGGTTTATGTATTTGATCTTCTCGGTCTTAACCGTGTCAATGTAGGTGTCCCCGTTATAAAATATATAAACGTTTTCCTCTTCCTCCTCGCGCCTTATAGCTTCATCTTCGTCAATTACCTCTCCCTTTATTATGAACAGCATTTCACCCGGGGCAATATTCTCAACTGCAAAAAGGCCGTAGCCATGAATTCCTGAACTTTTTACTTCAATCAGATTTGACTTGTCGCTGCTTTTCAAAAATTACTTCCTTAAATATTTTACTGTTTTACTGCAAATTGCCTCAACGTCCGACCCCGGAAGAATCGGATAGTTATACCTTACGCTCTCTTCCTGTACCTCGTCTAAGTAACTGAACTCCCTTAGCATTCGGTTTTCACTTCCATAGTAGGCAATCCTTAGTATGCTGTATTTCGAAAGCTCAGTGTTGATAAGATAATACGTCTTTACCTTGAATATTCTTCCGCTTATGCCTTCAATTATAATAGGCTCTTTGAAGGACTGGAGGCCCCAGACGTAAATATCCGCTTTCTCCCGTGCCTTCAGCGTCGTAACGTCTACCTGCAGAAGGTTGCCCGCGGAATTCTTTACCATTACCCAGGCTTCCTGCTTGTCCTGCGCACGGGCTGCCGCGGTGAATATTATTAGCATCAGCAATGCTGAAAGGTATTTCATGTTGAGTCTTTTTTATCACTAAAATAAGTAATAATTAAATAAAGTAAAATGTGAGATTCCGCACTTTCAATAAATTTGCTTAATTTACGCAAGTATATTTCGATAATAATACAACAATCCATTCTTTTTCAAAAAATAATATGTGTTGATCCTGTTTATGAATAAACCTTCAGAATACGAGATAGAAAAAGGGCTTAAAAATGGCCTGTTCAGGACGTACTATACCAGCGGAGCCGTCCGCACGGAAAAGTTTTACTCAAACGGCAAGCTCGAAGGTGAGGTTAAACTCTTAAATGAAAACGGTACAATCCAGGAACTCATACAGTATAAGAATGGAAAGAAAAACGGCACGGCAAAAGTCTTTTATGATAACGGCCTGCCTAAAATTGAAATTGAGTTTAAGGATGACCTCCAGCACGGTCTGACCAGCTATTACTATGAGGACGGCCAGCTTAAAAGCGAAATCAGCTATTCTAACGGAGTCCGCGAAGGATCTACAAAAGTCTACTTCCATTCGGGTACGGTTAAAAGCGACGAAAACCTGGTAAATGGAAAAAAAGAAGGCATCAGCAAAACTTTCTATAAAAGCGGCGCCCTTAAAGGGGAGTGGAACTACAGAAACGGCGTCGCCGACGGCACTTCCAGATTCTACTACGAAAACGGCGCACTCCTTGCAATTAAAAACTTCCTCGATGGACGCGACGACGGCCTGACACAAATCTATTACGAGGACGGAAAGCTGAAGGAAGAAATTAACTTCGTTAACGGAATTAAAAACGGCATTAACCTCTTGTACAACAGGGACGGCTCTCTTAAGGATAAAGTTTTCTACGATATGGGGGATAAGGTAAACGTGGACGAATTTATGGATAACCCGCCCATGAGCCCCGAACCCTCTGTAAAGGCGCCCGAAACTCCATTGTTCAAAAGCGAAAGGGAAGAGCCAAAACCCTCTTATGCCCCGGAAAATAATTCGGAAGAAAAAAGAATCAGCACACCTGTTGTAATTGGAATCGTTGCTGCCACATTCGTCGTAATTTTCTTTGCGTACGTGATTTTAATCAGCGTCTTCCACCTCTGACATAAACACTTTTTCTCCTGCGATATTCATAGCCCAAATGGGCCATACCTGAAATTTCCGTTTACTTTTACCCCCGGAGTGTTTAACTTTTATGCCGTAATTTGTATATT harbors:
- a CDS encoding SET domain-containing protein, with amino-acid sequence MKSSDKSNLIEVKSSGIHGYGLFAVENIAPGEMLFIIKGEVIDEDEAIRREEEEENVYIFYNGDTYIDTVKTEKIKYINHSCEPNCEVMDGDEASLKLVSARAIEEGEEITIDYGYDEIYEQCNCVVCTEKKAE
- a CDS encoding toxin-antitoxin system YwqK family antitoxin, with product MNKPSEYEIEKGLKNGLFRTYYTSGAVRTEKFYSNGKLEGEVKLLNENGTIQELIQYKNGKKNGTAKVFYDNGLPKIEIEFKDDLQHGLTSYYYEDGQLKSEISYSNGVREGSTKVYFHSGTVKSDENLVNGKKEGISKTFYKSGALKGEWNYRNGVADGTSRFYYENGALLAIKNFLDGRDDGLTQIYYEDGKLKEEINFVNGIKNGINLLYNRDGSLKDKVFYDMGDKVNVDEFMDNPPMSPEPSVKAPETPLFKSEREEPKPSYAPENNSEEKRISTPVVIGIVAATFVVIFFAYVILISVFHL